GCACCGCGAACGCGGGGTCGCCGGGGCCGCGCTGCAGCACACCCAGCGTGCGGTGCAGGTCGAACGGGCCGGGCGGAAGCCAGGTACGGGCGGGCATGCGGCCAGGCTAGGCGATCCGGCCGGGGCGGCGCCGGGGCCTGTGGACAACGTCGGGCCGGGCCCGGTGAGCGGTCGGCCGGCCTGCAGACCTGCCGGACGACGGGTTACCCGCCCCCACCGGCTCCTGGCCCACCGGCCTCCGGCCCACCGGCTACTGGCCCACCGGCTACTGGTCGGAGGAGAAGCGCACCGATGCGGCCGGGATATCGGCGTCGCACCAGATGCGGATGCCGCCGCGCAGCTCGTTGTCGGCGCCGATCCGCGCACCGTCGCCGATGACCGCACCGTCCAGGACCGTACGGGCCCCGATGCGCGCGCCGGCGCCGATCAGCGAGTCCCGGATCTGGGCGCCCTCCTCGATGACCGCGCCCTCGAGGACGGCGCTGCCGTCGATCCGGGCGCCGGAGCCGATGACGGTGCGGGCGCCGGCGACGGTGCCGCCGGTGAGTTTGGCGTCCGGGGCGACCTCGGCGGTCTCCAGGACCAGGCGGTCCCCGCGGCGGCCGGGCACCGCCGGGGACGGGGCGCGGCCCAGGACCAGGTCGGCGGAGCCGCGGACGAAGGCCTGCGGGGTGCCGAGGTCGAGCCAGTACGTGGAGTCGACCATGCCCTGGAGGTGAGCGCCCTCGGCGAGCAGGCCGGGGAAGGTCTCGCGTTCGACGGAGACCGGGCGCCCGGCCGGGATGGTGTCGATGACCGACCGGTTGAAGACATAGGCGCCGGCGTTGATCTGGTCGGTGACGATCTCCTCGGGGGTCTCCGGCTTCTCCAGGAAGGCGGTGACCTTGCCGGTGTCGTCGGTGGGCACCAGGCCGAAGGCGCGCGGGTCCTCGACCCGGGTGAGGTGCAGCGAGACATCGGCGCCGGCGGTGCGGTGGGTCTCGACCAGGGCCGGGATGTCCAGGCCGGTGAGGATGTCGCCGTTGAAGATCAGAACCGGCTCGTCGGGGCCGGAGTGCAGCCGCTCGGCGACATTGCGGATGGCGCCGCCGGTGCCCAGCGGCTCGTGCTCGGTGACGTACTCCAGGTGCAGGCCCAGCGCCGACCCGTCGCCGAAGTACGGCTCGAAGACCTCGGCGAGGTAGGAGGTGGCGAGGACGATGTGCTCGACGCCGGCGGCCCGGGCGCGGGCCAGCTGATGGGTGAGGAACGGCACGCCGGCCGCCGGGACCATCGGCTTGGGCGTATGCACCGTCAGCGGCCGCAGCCGCGTGCCCTTGCCGCCGACCAGGAGGATCGCTTCAGTCACTGTGTCCTCTGTTCGCTTCTCCGCCCGTGCAGCGCAGCGGTGCGGCTCTCGTCGTCGACCACAGCCCGGCGGCTGCACGTGCGACGCTCACGGGTGTCTTGTCTGCTTCCTGCTGGGGTCGGCCGATCGGCGGACCAGTGTAGGCAGACGGGACATCCGGACGCCCCAGGCGGTGCGACCGGCCCCGTGCTGTTCCGGCCACGGGGCGGTGCGGGGCCGGGGCGCGGTCGTCGTGGTCGTGAGGATGCGTCAACGGCAGGAACGGCGGTGGTCAGCGGCCCTGGAGCCCGGCCGCGGCGACCCGCGTGGCACCGAGCTTGTTGTAGAGGTACAGGCCCGGACAGTCGGTGGTGAAGCCGTCGCGGTGGCCGGAAATGACATGCAGCGGGACCTTGGCCCCCTTGGGGAAGCGGTTGCCGCCGGCGGACAGCAGTTTCGTCATCTTGCGCGGATCGACGCCGTAGAGGCCGAGCTTCCAGGCCGCCAGACGGGCGATGGCGTCGATGGCGCGCCGCGGCGGCTCGGTGTCGGTGAAGGTGCCGAGGACGGCGATGCCGGTGCTGTCGGCGTTGAAGCCGAGCGTGTGGGCGCCCATGACGGGCTTGGCGACGCCGCCCGCCCGGCCCTCGTAGACCGTGCCGCACTTGTCGATGAGGAAGTTGTAGCCGATGTCCCGCCAGCCGTTGCTCTTGACGTGGAAGCGGTACATGGCGCGGATCATCGCGGGGGCCTCGTCGCAGCTGTAGTCGTTGCCGGAGCCGCTGTGGTGGACGAAGGCGGCGCGGACGGTGCGGGTATAGATGAAGGCCTTCTCCCGCAGGTCCTCGTCGGCGCCCCAGCCTGCCCGGGTGACGATCCGGGGGCGCGCTCCGACGTAGGCGCGGGGCGGGGACAGCAGGCCCGCAGCGGCGATATCGGCCAGCGAGGCGACCTGGTCGAGGGCCGGGATCTCGGTGGCGCCGAGCGGGGCGAGCAGCGCGTTGGCGGCGGAGGCCGCGGCCGTGGCCGCCCCGGCGCCGATCGGACCCGGCGGGTCGGCGTGCGTCCCGCGGAGGCCGCGCGGGGTCCTGCCGGGGTCGACGAGTTCCAGCCGCAGCCCGGCCGGGACGGTGGCCGCCGCGCGGTCGCTGCGCTCGGGGGTGATGCGCAGTTGGACGGCATCGGAGTCGCCGACCCACAGCGGAGAGGTGCTGCCCCTGACGCCGCCGCCGTGCCGTTCGGCGGAGCCGAGGTCGGGCGCGTCGTCGTTGTGGACCTGGACGTCCTGCCAGCCGGACCACCGGGTGGTGCCGGTGGCGCGGGTGCGGACCTGGACCCGGCCGTGCAGTTCGGCGGCGGCGTCGTCCCAGACCACCCCGAGGAGGGAGAACGGCCGCACGGTGCGCGCCGGCAGGCCGAGCGTGCCGGCAGCGGGCACCGTGGGGGCGTCGCGGTCGGTGGTGTCGGGGGCGGCTGCGCCGGGCGTCGGCACCGGCAGGGACTGGGTGCTGCCGGGCAGCTCGGTGGTGCTCGTGGCGCGCGGCGCCGGCGCCGGGGCCGGGGCCTGGGCCGGGGCGGCGACGGCATGCGCACCGGCCGCCGGCGCGAGGGACAGGGCGAGGGCGGCGGTGCACACGGCGCCGAGGCAGGTCACGAGGAAAGGGCGCATGACTAAAATCCTGGACATGTCCGGACCGAACGCGCCAATGGTGACCTGACGGGGCATCGGCCGATCCGGTGGCCGGTACTGCGGTGCCCGCCCCGCCGCCGGCCGCCGCCGCGCGTACCCTGGCCGCGATGAACGCCACCGATCGCACCCCCGCCGACCTGCTGAGTTCCGCGCTCGCCGCCGATCCGGCCCGCCCGCTGGTGACCTTCTACGACGACGCCACCGGCGAGCGCGTGGAACTGTCCGTCGCGACCTTCGCCAATTGGGTGGCCAAGACCGCCAACTACCTCCAGGGCGATCTGGCCGCCGGGCCCGGCGACCGGCTCGCGCTGCTGCTGCCCGCGCACTGGCAGACCGCCGTCTGGCTGCTGGCCTGCTCCTCGGTGGGCGTGGTGGCGGAGGTGGAGGGCGATCCGGCCGCCGCCGATCTCGTCGTCGCCGGGCCCGATCGGCTGGAGGCGGCGCGGGCCTGCTCCGGGGAGCGGGTGGCGCTGGCGCTGCGCCCGCTGGGCGGCCGTTTCCCGCAGCCGCCCGCGGGCTTCGCGGACTTCGCCGTCGAGGCGCCGGGCCAGGGCGACCGGTTCGCGCCGTTCGCGCCGGTGGACCCGGCGGACGTGGCCCTGGTGGTGGGCGGCGAGGAGCTGACCGGCGCGGGCATCGGGGCGCGCGCCCTGGCCGACGCGGCGGCGGCCGGGATGCCTCCGTCCCCCCGGGTGCTGTCAGGACTGCCGTACGACACCTGGCAGGGCCTGGCGTACGGGCTCTACGCCCCGCTGGCGGCCGGCGGTTCCGTGGTGCTGTGCCGCCACCTCGACCGGCTGGACGCGGACGCCGCGGACGCCCGGGAGACCAGCGAGAAGATCACGTACAGGGCGCCGTCACCCCACTGAGCCCCGGGCACCGTCACCGCCCCGAGCCCGGCCGCTGTCCGCACCGCGCCCACGGCCCCGTCACCGCACCGAGCGCAAGCCCCCGGCGCCACACCGGGCGCTCCTCCCCCGTCCGGCGGACCGGTGGCGCCCGTGGCGGGCCGGTTCGCCCGTTTCGGTCCAGGATCTTGAGTACGTACAACCATGCGCGGGGTTCGTCCGTCTCTTGTTCCGTCCGGGCCCTCGTGCGGGCGCGACGCCGACTCCATGAGGGATGGACGCACAGGTGACCGAGACCCCCGAGCCTCCCCGGTTCACCGGCTGGGACGAACGCCCGGCCGGGGGGCTGGGGTCGCACCGGCCGGGGCCCTCGCGCCGCCCGCGAAGCTGGCGGGGCTGGGCCGCGCTGGGGGTCACCGGTGTCATGCTGGCCGGCGCCGGCAGCGGCTGGGCGGTCTACGCCAAGCTCGACAGCAACATCCGCACCGACAGCGCCACCGAGAAGGAGCTGCGGAAGTGGGAGTCCGAACGGCCCCCCGCGGGCCCGCCGAACGCCGTGAACGTGCTGCTGATCGGCTCCGACACCCGCAGCGGCGGCAACCGCCGGTACGGCCACGACGCCGGCCAGCGCTCGGACACCACGATGCTGCTGCACCTGGCGGCGGACCGGAAGAGCGCCACCACGGTGAGCATCCCGCGCGATCTGATGGTGGAGGTGCCGCACTGCAAGCGCCCGGACGGCACGGAGACCGCACCGCGGGCGGCACAGTTCAACGGGGCCTTCGCGGTCGGCGGGGCGGCCTGCACGATCCGTACGGTCGAGAAGCTGACCGGTATCCGCATCGACCACTACTTGATCATCGACTTCGTGGGCTTCAAGAAGATGGTGGATGCGGTGGACGGTGTGGAGGTCTGCCTGCCCCGCCCGGTCCACGACCCCGCGGCACACCTCACCCTGCCCGCGGGCCGGCAGACCCTGCACGGTGAGGCCGCGCTCGGATTCGTACGGGCCCGCAAGAGCCTGGGTAACGGCAGCGATACCCAGCGGATGCGGCGACAACAAGACTTTCTTGCCGCTCTCGTGAAGAAAGTGCAGAGCAACGGTGTGCTGCTCAATCCGACCCGGCTGTATCCGGTGTTGGATGCCGCGACGAGTTCACTGACCACGGACGCCGCACTGGCTTCCTTGAAGGGGCTGTACGAATTGGTGCGCAGTACCCGCAGCATTCCCACCGGCCGGGTTCTGTTCATGACCGTGCCGCGCCGGGAGTACCGCTACGATCCCAACCGTGATGAGCTCATCCAGCCGGACGCCGGCCGGCTCTTCGGGCAGCTGCACAACGATCGTCCGGTGACGGTGAAACCCCCTCCCGACACCGGGGAGAAGCCGGTCCGCACGGGAGCCGGGGCACCGGCGGGGCGGGCGGGCAGAGCTCCCTCACCGCCGGCGGGTCCGGACCCGTCCTTTCCCGGGACGACAGCGGGACACGGGGTCTGCGGATAAAGATGCCGCAAAGTACGCCTGGTGACTCGAATGGATTGGGCGGATTGCCCAGTTGTAGGCAAGTGGAATTTGTCACGAGCGTCGCGGGGCGCTGAACTGGGCGGATAGTGTGAGCGATCCGGTCGCAGGACCAGCTGACCGATGACCATGCAATAAACGATCGATCGACCGACCGAGCGCCTTGAGGGGATGGCGCCGCGTGGCACCGACGGAGGACTCAAGGCACCGTGGACGCGCAAGGCCGTGGGCGGGCGGGCGACAACAACGTCGATCCCGCCGATCAGTGGGTGTTCGACCCGAACACCGGCAACTACGAGCTGCGGCTTGACCATGCCGGTCAAGCCGACGGTCGGCCCGCCGACCGCAAGCCGGCCGGCTCCAGACGTGCCGCGCGCAAGTCGGGCGGCGACACCGACACCCGGCCGCTGCCGACCCAGCGCGGCCGCCGGGACGAGGACGCCGAGGGCGACGAGCGCGCCGGTGGCGGGCGGGCGGCCCGGCGGGCGGCCGGCAGTCGCACGGCGTCCGCGGCGGCCGCGGGCCCGGCGAGCCGCCGCAAGCGCAAGCCGAAGGCGTCCGGGAAGAAGAAGGCGCTGTACTGGACGGCCGGTGTCGTGGGATTCGTCCTCGTCGCCGGCTGCGGTGGCGCGTTCTACCTTTACCAGCAGCTGAACGGCAACATCTCCAAGGTCGACGTCGGCGTGGAGAACGACGCGGTCTCCGAAGGCCCGGTCAACGTCCTCATCATCGGGACGGACGCGCGTTCCGGGAAGGGCAACTCCGGCTACGGCGACGCCGGAAGCGTGGGGCACGCGGACACCACGATCCTGATGCACATCTCCAAGGACCGGACGAACGCCACCGCGTTGAGCATTCCGCGCGACATGATCACCGACATCCCGACCTGCCCGACGAAGCAGAAGGACGGCTCGACGAAGAACATCCCGGGCGAGCACGGGGTGCGCTTCAACACCAGCCTGGGCCAGGAGGGCCGGGACCCGGGCTGCACCTGGCGCACCGTCGAGAAGCTGACCGGGCTGAAGATAAATCACTTCATGATGGCCGACTTCAACGCGGTCAAGGCCCTGTCCACCGCGGTCGACGGCGTCGAGGTGTGCGCGGGCAAGGACCTCAACGACCCCAAGTCGCACCTGAAGTTGAAGGCCGGCCGGCACATCGTCAAGGGCGAGCAGGCGCTGGCCTTCGTCCGTACCCGGCACGCCATCGGGTTCGGCAGTGACCTGGACCGGATCAAGATGCAGCAGCAGTTCCTCAGCTCGCTGATCCGCAAGCTGAAGTCCAGCGCCTTCAGCAGCCCCGGCAAGCTCTACGACGTCAGCCAGGCGGCGACCAAGGCGCTCACCGTCGACACCGGTATCGGTACCGCGAACAAGCTCCTGGACTTCGGCACCGACCTCAAGAAGGTCGACATCGACAAGGTCACCTTCGCCACGGTGCCGGTGCTGGACAACCCCGACGACCCGGCCACCGTCATCCTCAACAAGACCGCCGCGGACCCGCTGTTCGCGATGGTCCGGGCGGACCA
This portion of the Streptomyces sp. 2114.4 genome encodes:
- a CDS encoding NDP-sugar synthase, whose product is MTEAILLVGGKGTRLRPLTVHTPKPMVPAAGVPFLTHQLARARAAGVEHIVLATSYLAEVFEPYFGDGSALGLHLEYVTEHEPLGTGGAIRNVAERLHSGPDEPVLIFNGDILTGLDIPALVETHRTAGADVSLHLTRVEDPRAFGLVPTDDTGKVTAFLEKPETPEEIVTDQINAGAYVFNRSVIDTIPAGRPVSVERETFPGLLAEGAHLQGMVDSTYWLDLGTPQAFVRGSADLVLGRAPSPAVPGRRGDRLVLETAEVAPDAKLTGGTVAGARTVIGSGARIDGSAVLEGAVIEEGAQIRDSLIGAGARIGARTVLDGAVIGDGARIGADNELRGGIRIWCDADIPAASVRFSSDQ
- a CDS encoding peptidoglycan recognition protein, whose product is MRPFLVTCLGAVCTAALALSLAPAAGAHAVAAPAQAPAPAPAPRATSTTELPGSTQSLPVPTPGAAAPDTTDRDAPTVPAAGTLGLPARTVRPFSLLGVVWDDAAAELHGRVQVRTRATGTTRWSGWQDVQVHNDDAPDLGSAERHGGGVRGSTSPLWVGDSDAVQLRITPERSDRAAATVPAGLRLELVDPGRTPRGLRGTHADPPGPIGAGAATAAASAANALLAPLGATEIPALDQVASLADIAAAGLLSPPRAYVGARPRIVTRAGWGADEDLREKAFIYTRTVRAAFVHHSGSGNDYSCDEAPAMIRAMYRFHVKSNGWRDIGYNFLIDKCGTVYEGRAGGVAKPVMGAHTLGFNADSTGIAVLGTFTDTEPPRRAIDAIARLAAWKLGLYGVDPRKMTKLLSAGGNRFPKGAKVPLHVISGHRDGFTTDCPGLYLYNKLGATRVAAAGLQGR
- a CDS encoding TIGR03089 family protein: MNATDRTPADLLSSALAADPARPLVTFYDDATGERVELSVATFANWVAKTANYLQGDLAAGPGDRLALLLPAHWQTAVWLLACSSVGVVAEVEGDPAAADLVVAGPDRLEAARACSGERVALALRPLGGRFPQPPAGFADFAVEAPGQGDRFAPFAPVDPADVALVVGGEELTGAGIGARALADAAAAGMPPSPRVLSGLPYDTWQGLAYGLYAPLAAGGSVVLCRHLDRLDADAADARETSEKITYRAPSPH
- a CDS encoding LCP family protein, coding for MTETPEPPRFTGWDERPAGGLGSHRPGPSRRPRSWRGWAALGVTGVMLAGAGSGWAVYAKLDSNIRTDSATEKELRKWESERPPAGPPNAVNVLLIGSDTRSGGNRRYGHDAGQRSDTTMLLHLAADRKSATTVSIPRDLMVEVPHCKRPDGTETAPRAAQFNGAFAVGGAACTIRTVEKLTGIRIDHYLIIDFVGFKKMVDAVDGVEVCLPRPVHDPAAHLTLPAGRQTLHGEAALGFVRARKSLGNGSDTQRMRRQQDFLAALVKKVQSNGVLLNPTRLYPVLDAATSSLTTDAALASLKGLYELVRSTRSIPTGRVLFMTVPRREYRYDPNRDELIQPDAGRLFGQLHNDRPVTVKPPPDTGEKPVRTGAGAPAGRAGRAPSPPAGPDPSFPGTTAGHGVCG
- a CDS encoding LCP family protein, whose protein sequence is MDAQGRGRAGDNNVDPADQWVFDPNTGNYELRLDHAGQADGRPADRKPAGSRRAARKSGGDTDTRPLPTQRGRRDEDAEGDERAGGGRAARRAAGSRTASAAAAGPASRRKRKPKASGKKKALYWTAGVVGFVLVAGCGGAFYLYQQLNGNISKVDVGVENDAVSEGPVNVLIIGTDARSGKGNSGYGDAGSVGHADTTILMHISKDRTNATALSIPRDMITDIPTCPTKQKDGSTKNIPGEHGVRFNTSLGQEGRDPGCTWRTVEKLTGLKINHFMMADFNAVKALSTAVDGVEVCAGKDLNDPKSHLKLKAGRHIVKGEQALAFVRTRHAIGFGSDLDRIKMQQQFLSSLIRKLKSSAFSSPGKLYDVSQAATKALTVDTGIGTANKLLDFGTDLKKVDIDKVTFATVPVLDNPDDPATVILNKTAADPLFAMVRADHALAKGKKGKGKKSAPVKKAPPEQVRVDVTNGGGPIGSAQETVDWLQNSKAAKLSTNAGNAPAKLATTRLEYGPNQADQAATLADWMGLPKSALKKSSHNAGDREPMKLTLGKDFKAPGTPIDAPTETPDGVQNVNADDKNVCAK